Proteins encoded together in one Rossellomorea sp. y25 window:
- a CDS encoding GyrI-like domain-containing protein: protein MITRNIKVKEIGGLNLVGFRVVCPGDEYIIEIPKAAAKLKERVDEIQHLVNKQIQLGAFVAEDATVDLDGYWVGMEVEKIEVIPPGMVSLTIPPQTYVSTFYQGTNHGIRDAYRDMHEWAEINGYARRRDLWHVERFYRFDNSDQVEVELLDTVDLK, encoded by the coding sequence ATGATTACGCGTAACATAAAAGTGAAAGAAATTGGTGGATTGAACTTAGTAGGGTTTCGAGTCGTATGTCCTGGTGACGAGTACATCATAGAAATCCCAAAAGCTGCTGCTAAATTGAAAGAAAGGGTCGATGAGATTCAACATCTTGTAAATAAGCAGATTCAACTAGGTGCGTTTGTAGCAGAGGATGCTACTGTCGATTTGGATGGATACTGGGTAGGGATGGAAGTGGAGAAGATTGAAGTTATTCCCCCAGGCATGGTGTCATTAACGATTCCTCCCCAAACCTATGTAAGCACCTTTTATCAAGGGACGAATCATGGAATTAGAGATGCATATCGTGACATGCATGAATGGGCAGAGATAAACGGATATGCAAGAAGAAGAGATTTATGGCATGTAGAGAGATTTTATCGTTTTGATAATAGTGATCAGGTTGAAGTGGAATTGTTGGATACAGTTGATTTGAAGTGA
- a CDS encoding stage II sporulation protein P codes for MMSYKSRNNNSLVPLVFVSMKAIIRVVLIGIVLMYLTVWLISSTAIKLRVDSLLYSSVSELVPKETFLMLLSQEMTGLRVTNESALNNDFDWLESVTNVSLLDPRSLFGREIPGIENYHTHIAVAGKGTDITNLPNESPAPTEDQLKDQEIDQSQIDQANNNSGDGIQEIDEKSVFIYHSHSWEAFSPLIKNNDSKDPASTNEKVNVIAVGSKLKQELESRGIGAVQDKTDVNKALKDKSWTYFESYQLSRGLVQEAIAQDNDLTYLIDIHRDSQPRNITTKTINGKNYARLFFIVGKENKNFEKNLKIAKELNAKLEEKYPGISRGVFIKTRAEGNGVYNQDLTERAMLLEFGGVENNLVELYNSTEAFAEIFAEYYKKDAVEVNAQ; via the coding sequence ATGATGTCGTATAAGTCTCGAAACAACAATAGCTTAGTCCCACTAGTATTCGTCTCTATGAAGGCCATCATTCGGGTAGTATTGATCGGTATTGTCCTCATGTATTTGACCGTATGGTTGATCTCGTCAACAGCGATTAAATTGAGAGTGGATAGTTTATTGTATTCATCGGTGTCTGAACTCGTCCCGAAGGAAACGTTTCTCATGCTGCTGTCACAGGAAATGACTGGACTCCGGGTCACTAATGAATCAGCATTAAACAATGATTTTGATTGGTTAGAGAGCGTCACGAACGTATCACTACTTGATCCACGAAGTTTATTTGGACGGGAAATCCCAGGGATAGAAAATTATCACACTCATATAGCAGTTGCAGGGAAAGGGACGGACATTACGAACCTTCCGAACGAATCGCCGGCGCCAACAGAAGATCAGTTGAAAGATCAAGAAATTGACCAGAGTCAAATCGATCAAGCAAACAACAACTCAGGAGACGGTATTCAGGAAATCGATGAAAAATCCGTCTTCATTTATCATTCCCACAGCTGGGAAGCCTTTAGTCCACTGATTAAAAACAACGACTCTAAAGATCCGGCGAGTACAAATGAGAAGGTTAATGTCATTGCTGTTGGATCAAAGTTGAAGCAAGAGCTTGAATCAAGAGGAATTGGTGCGGTTCAAGATAAGACGGATGTAAATAAAGCACTTAAAGATAAGTCATGGACGTATTTCGAATCGTATCAATTATCTAGGGGACTGGTCCAGGAAGCCATCGCTCAAGACAATGACCTAACCTACCTGATCGATATCCACCGGGATTCCCAGCCAAGAAACATCACAACCAAAACCATTAACGGCAAAAACTATGCCCGCTTATTTTTTATTGTAGGAAAAGAAAACAAAAACTTCGAAAAGAACCTGAAAATCGCTAAAGAATTAAATGCTAAATTAGAAGAAAAGTATCCTGGCATCAGCCGCGGAGTCTTTATCAAAACAAGAGCAGAAGGTAACGGGGTTTACAATCAGGACCTAACTGAGAGAGCCATGCTTCTTGAGTTTGGCGGAGTGGAAAATAATTTAGTAGAATTGTATAACTCAACAGAAGCATTTGCGGAGATCTTTGCAGAATATTACAAGAAGGATGCTGTCGAGGTGAATGCACAATAA
- a CDS encoding DUF2975 domain-containing protein, translated as MKRGTTTFLKGAVMAVGAIVFILCVVWLPTMAKHSADLFPEFAYLKWPILIGVYLTAVPFNLALYQAFKLLKYIEENAFSAKAIVALHRIKLNALLITAIYVAGIVFLLIQNALHPGIAMVGIIISFASVTISIFAAVLQELLRNALKLKSENDFTV; from the coding sequence ATGAAACGAGGAACGACGACTTTTTTAAAAGGGGCAGTAATGGCAGTAGGAGCGATTGTATTCATCCTTTGTGTTGTCTGGTTGCCAACCATGGCAAAGCATTCTGCTGATCTATTTCCCGAATTCGCTTATTTGAAATGGCCGATTCTAATAGGGGTATACTTAACAGCGGTTCCATTTAATTTAGCGCTGTATCAAGCTTTTAAGCTTTTAAAGTATATTGAAGAGAACGCTTTTTCAGCGAAAGCAATAGTGGCTCTTCACCGAATAAAACTGAATGCCTTACTAATCACTGCCATTTATGTGGCAGGTATAGTGTTTCTATTAATCCAAAATGCTCTACATCCTGGTATTGCCATGGTAGGGATCATCATTAGTTTTGCGTCTGTAACCATTTCGATTTTCGCAGCAGTCCTTCAAGAATTACTGCGAAATGCACTTAAACTTAAATCTGAAAATGATTTCACGGTATAA
- a CDS encoding N-acetylmuramoyl-L-alanine amidase gives MKTLMIDPGHGGLDPGATYRGFEEKVFNLLTARLVQNYLMENYKVNIIMTRTEDKTLSLSDRSTLANVSKPDFFLSIHHNAGGGSGFESYVYSGSVPAQTFIYQNIIHDAVMTAIKPFNVVDRGKKRDNFHVLRETNMLSLLVEVLFVDNPRDISLLNNSEFRNAVAVAIARGIAKALELPPKSDNKKSLFKVIAGSFTERKNAENRVNELKKNSIESVIDILSESSNTYYRVQAGAFAIRDNAESQVAKLKMFGIDSFISVEVVSTNLPLTQPKETDS, from the coding sequence GTGAAAACACTTATGATTGATCCCGGACATGGAGGATTGGATCCTGGTGCTACTTATAGAGGGTTTGAAGAGAAAGTCTTCAATCTATTGACAGCCCGACTTGTACAAAACTATTTAATGGAAAATTATAAAGTGAATATCATTATGACTAGAACAGAAGACAAAACGCTATCCTTATCAGATCGTTCTACACTTGCTAATGTCTCAAAGCCCGATTTCTTCCTATCTATTCATCATAATGCTGGTGGTGGAAGCGGCTTTGAAAGTTATGTTTATAGTGGCAGCGTACCAGCTCAAACCTTTATTTATCAGAATATAATTCATGATGCAGTAATGACTGCAATTAAGCCTTTCAATGTGGTGGACAGAGGGAAAAAGAGAGACAATTTTCATGTATTGAGGGAAACGAACATGCTATCCTTACTGGTGGAGGTTCTTTTTGTAGACAATCCAAGAGATATCTCATTATTGAACAATTCTGAATTTAGAAATGCCGTTGCTGTGGCCATTGCACGTGGTATCGCGAAGGCATTAGAATTACCGCCAAAATCGGATAATAAAAAGTCTCTATTTAAGGTGATCGCTGGTTCTTTTACGGAAAGAAAAAATGCAGAAAACAGAGTGAATGAGCTTAAAAAAAATTCCATTGAATCGGTTATCGACATTCTATCAGAATCCAGTAATACCTACTATCGAGTACAGGCCGGTGCTTTTGCAATCAGGGATAATGCTGAAAGCCAAGTGGCTAAATTGAAAATGTTTGGAATCGATTCATTTATTAGTGTTGAGGTGGTAAGTACTAATTTACCCCTGACTCAACCAAAAGAAACTGATTCTTAA
- a CDS encoding RNA polymerase sigma factor: MIFEELETTILKLYKYCVKLSASTPEAEDLVQETLLKTYKLKKSEPERDLSMSFLYTIAKNLFIDGKRKRNGLVLINEDYHFQSKDFIEYDALLECLFTALPLKQAMLLTLKDVFGYSSKEIASMLRISDASVKTALHRARNKIVEGVPYENSDEKILREITNSIKESNSLRLFQYYRLLETKYYNTSRSAVNILCYVVDPDGNVLEIIN; the protein is encoded by the coding sequence TTGATTTTTGAGGAACTGGAAACTACGATTCTAAAACTTTATAAGTATTGTGTAAAGCTCTCTGCTTCTACACCAGAGGCAGAAGACCTTGTTCAGGAGACTCTTTTAAAAACGTACAAATTGAAGAAATCAGAACCTGAACGAGACTTATCCATGTCCTTTCTCTATACCATCGCCAAAAACCTTTTTATTGATGGAAAAAGAAAAAGAAACGGGCTTGTTTTAATCAATGAGGATTATCATTTCCAATCAAAAGACTTTATCGAATATGACGCTCTGTTGGAATGTCTATTTACAGCTTTGCCCCTTAAGCAAGCTATGCTTCTCACATTGAAAGACGTGTTTGGCTACTCATCTAAAGAAATCGCCTCTATGCTTCGAATCAGCGATGCATCCGTAAAAACCGCTCTTCATCGAGCTAGGAATAAAATAGTGGAGGGTGTACCTTATGAAAATTCAGATGAAAAGATCCTTCGTGAAATAACAAACTCCATCAAAGAATCAAATTCCTTACGATTATTTCAGTATTATCGCCTACTAGAAACCAAGTATTACAATACCTCGAGAAGCGCAGTGAATATCCTTTGTTATGTGGTTGATCCAGATGGAAATGTGTTAGAAATCATCAATTAA
- a CDS encoding glycosyltransferase yields MKKIGFLVMVVMITLSYFPGIGASAEAKQAECVSEASMKAKEDIRILWNDHVIYTRNYIISAVDELEDQDVVLARLLQNQKDIGNAIKPYYGEEAGNKLADLLTEHIVLAGKIVDAAKNGKQAEVEKFNKEWYQNADDIAGFLAKANPYWSENALKDLLYMHLQFVTDEAIARIKKDWKGNITSFDKGKAHILHLADVLSGGIVKQFPEKF; encoded by the coding sequence ATGAAAAAGATTGGATTTCTTGTAATGGTTGTGATGATCACTCTTTCTTACTTCCCTGGGATCGGTGCTTCAGCTGAAGCAAAGCAGGCTGAATGTGTGAGTGAAGCCAGCATGAAAGCAAAAGAAGACATTAGAATTTTATGGAACGATCATGTTATCTATACCAGGAATTATATTATTAGTGCCGTTGATGAATTAGAGGATCAAGATGTGGTTCTTGCAAGATTACTTCAAAATCAGAAAGACATCGGAAATGCAATTAAACCTTATTATGGTGAAGAGGCTGGGAATAAGCTAGCTGATTTGTTGACCGAGCATATTGTATTGGCAGGAAAAATCGTTGATGCTGCTAAAAATGGAAAGCAAGCAGAAGTGGAGAAATTTAACAAAGAATGGTATCAAAATGCAGATGACATTGCAGGATTCTTAGCAAAAGCAAATCCTTACTGGTCTGAAAATGCGCTTAAAGACCTGTTATATATGCACTTGCAATTCGTCACCGATGAAGCGATTGCACGAATCAAGAAAGACTGGAAAGGAAACATAACAAGCTTTGATAAAGGGAAAGCACATATTCTTCACCTGGCTGATGTCCTATCGGGCGGAATTGTCAAGCAGTTTCCAGAGAAGTTCTAA
- a CDS encoding Fur-regulated basic protein FbpA, whose product MGEILQEAIQNRRNELINKLIIHNIFKKGHKQLFELTLQELEDEFKYIQQESHPHSDVGSIQWKNCAKLTS is encoded by the coding sequence ATGGGAGAAATCCTACAAGAAGCGATTCAAAATCGACGAAATGAATTAATTAACAAATTGATTATCCATAACATTTTCAAAAAAGGCCACAAACAATTATTCGAGTTGACGCTGCAGGAATTAGAGGACGAATTTAAATACATTCAGCAGGAAAGCCATCCGCACAGCGATGTAGGATCGATTCAATGGAAAAACTGTGCGAAGTTAACCAGCTAA
- a CDS encoding flavin monoamine oxidase family protein has protein sequence MVNQLSRDDPYKLNYPDDMLAIIRKGLNPTKSKKVIIVGAGMSGLVAASLLKKAGHDVTILEGNKRIGGRVYTVRKPFTPGNYLDLGAMRIPDNHKLVFEYIRKFNLPFQEFINSSPRDLLLVNNILTTREQYEKNPDIIQYPLPEGEQGRTASELFIEATKPFMDLYNKSDHEEQEKLIKQYSGYSMGQFLANNPFGKSLSVNAIRKINVILGIEGFPEFSFVDILKDIIFPIFRKETKFYQITGGNDHLPYGFVQELGSHILLNQKVTHIIQSNRGVSVRSRDSIDGLVREYNADYVIVTVPFTVFQFIEVVPYNSISFKKWQAIREVTNVPAVKIGIEFRRRFWEDLNYGNIVSDLPTRFTYMPSHDRGSNKPGVMLASYSWGQNALLWNSKPKEEIIKEVLEDLSKVYGEQVYTEILNYVVYNWSKNPFSAGCFTLYTPGQASDIGDYIKIPEGRIHFAGEHTSSFHGWMEGAVESGVRAANEVNSR, from the coding sequence ATGGTAAATCAACTTTCAAGAGATGATCCCTACAAATTGAACTATCCAGACGATATGCTGGCCATTATCCGGAAAGGATTAAATCCAACTAAGTCTAAAAAAGTGATAATCGTTGGAGCAGGAATGAGTGGTTTAGTCGCTGCTTCTCTACTGAAAAAAGCCGGGCATGACGTAACGATTTTAGAAGGAAATAAACGAATCGGCGGCAGGGTATATACTGTTCGCAAGCCATTCACACCCGGTAATTATTTGGACCTGGGAGCTATGAGGATCCCCGATAACCACAAATTAGTGTTCGAATATATAAGAAAATTCAACCTGCCCTTTCAAGAATTCATCAATAGTTCTCCAAGAGATTTACTATTAGTAAACAATATCCTAACAACAAGAGAACAATACGAAAAAAACCCCGACATTATACAGTATCCTTTACCAGAAGGTGAACAGGGAAGAACAGCTTCGGAATTGTTTATTGAAGCGACCAAGCCCTTTATGGATTTATATAATAAAAGTGATCATGAAGAACAGGAAAAATTAATTAAACAATACTCTGGTTATTCTATGGGACAATTTTTAGCAAACAATCCATTTGGTAAATCATTATCCGTAAATGCAATTCGAAAAATCAATGTTATTCTCGGGATAGAAGGGTTCCCTGAGTTCTCGTTCGTCGATATATTAAAAGACATCATTTTCCCTATATTCAGGAAAGAAACCAAATTTTATCAAATAACAGGAGGTAACGACCACTTACCTTACGGATTTGTTCAAGAACTTGGGTCACACATTCTACTGAATCAAAAAGTGACCCACATTATTCAATCCAATAGAGGAGTAAGTGTTCGATCAAGAGATTCCATTGACGGATTGGTGCGTGAATACAATGCCGATTATGTCATCGTAACCGTACCATTTACTGTCTTTCAGTTTATCGAGGTCGTACCTTATAATTCAATATCCTTTAAAAAGTGGCAGGCGATTCGGGAAGTAACGAATGTTCCAGCCGTGAAAATAGGAATTGAATTTCGTCGTCGCTTCTGGGAAGACTTGAACTACGGAAACATCGTGTCAGATCTTCCCACCCGCTTTACGTATATGCCAAGTCACGACAGAGGCAGCAACAAACCAGGGGTCATGTTAGCGAGTTACAGCTGGGGCCAGAATGCACTCTTATGGAACAGCAAACCAAAAGAAGAAATCATCAAAGAGGTTTTAGAAGACCTTTCTAAAGTATATGGTGAACAAGTGTATACTGAAATACTGAATTATGTAGTTTACAACTGGAGTAAAAATCCATTCTCGGCTGGATGTTTTACCCTTTATACCCCTGGTCAGGCAAGTGATATTGGGGATTATATTAAGATACCTGAAGGCAGAATTCATTTTGCTGGAGAGCACACTTCCTCCTTTCATGGTTGGATGGAAGGGGCGGTTGAGTCGGGGGTGAGGGCAGCCAATGAAGTGAATAGCAGATAA
- a CDS encoding VTT domain-containing protein gives MSLNLQHFMNEFIGLDNWSLFFISIFINVVISILGFLPSVFLTAFNISVFGLWPGIGISTLGESLGAIVSFYLYRKGIKFARIDQILSNNYFLKLKEASGTEWIILLILFRMVPFVPSSVVTVAAAFSSIPIVVFSVISSVGKIPSLLIEAFVVVNVLGADKGKAILLGGSVVVGMFYLGYRWRKNSIS, from the coding sequence ATGTCCCTCAATCTGCAGCATTTTATGAACGAATTCATCGGCCTCGATAATTGGTCTCTCTTTTTTATCAGTATTTTCATTAATGTTGTCATCAGTATCCTTGGTTTTCTACCGAGTGTCTTCTTGACGGCCTTTAACATTTCCGTATTCGGGTTGTGGCCTGGAATCGGAATTTCCACACTTGGTGAATCATTAGGAGCCATTGTTAGTTTTTATTTATATCGAAAAGGAATTAAGTTTGCTCGTATTGATCAGATACTTTCGAACAATTATTTTCTCAAATTAAAAGAGGCCTCAGGTACCGAATGGATCATACTTCTAATCTTATTTCGCATGGTCCCATTTGTGCCTTCAAGTGTGGTAACCGTTGCGGCTGCCTTTAGCTCTATTCCAATTGTGGTTTTTTCTGTGATCAGTTCCGTCGGCAAGATTCCTTCGTTGTTGATTGAGGCATTCGTGGTGGTGAATGTGTTGGGTGCGGATAAGGGGAAGGCTATTTTGTTAGGAGGTTCGGTGGTAGTCGGGATGTTTTATTTGGGATATCGTTGGAGGAAGAACTCAATTTCATGA
- a CDS encoding DUF3892 domain-containing protein has translation MVEKSFEQIYEEYKQQGKFQAKVEMAQELASGAEQIVAVRRNAEDDLIAFKTESGRELDYITALEEAKSGKLAHVDVIHRYGRDVLRSEPDGLKENNLSELPSF, from the coding sequence ATGGTTGAAAAAAGTTTTGAACAAATTTACGAGGAATACAAACAGCAAGGTAAATTTCAAGCTAAAGTAGAAATGGCTCAGGAGCTGGCATCTGGCGCGGAACAGATTGTAGCCGTTCGCCGAAATGCGGAAGACGATCTCATCGCTTTTAAAACCGAAAGTGGGAGAGAGCTTGATTATATCACTGCACTCGAAGAAGCAAAGTCAGGAAAACTGGCTCATGTAGATGTGATTCATCGATATGGAAGAGATGTTCTTCGCAGTGAACCTGACGGCCTGAAAGAGAATAACCTTAGTGAACTTCCTTCTTTTTAA
- a CDS encoding VOC family protein, whose protein sequence is MSVLFKVGSVFIPVTDMEKSMKWYEKHLGVRKIDTWDGGAGFYFPNSDTQLGLVQVDSPQPTEFVISGKKKNVYFNFLVEDIEEVHKDLKNSGVVTSEIEDFGGMKGFEFFDLDHNPFSVVNEVEDSPFHRDQVKKSQYK, encoded by the coding sequence GTGAGTGTTTTGTTTAAAGTGGGTAGTGTATTTATACCTGTGACGGACATGGAGAAATCGATGAAATGGTATGAAAAGCATTTAGGTGTAAGAAAGATTGATACCTGGGATGGTGGTGCAGGTTTTTATTTCCCAAATAGTGACACTCAATTAGGATTGGTTCAAGTGGATTCCCCTCAGCCTACTGAATTTGTCATCAGTGGGAAAAAGAAGAATGTGTACTTTAATTTCTTGGTAGAAGACATTGAGGAGGTTCATAAGGATTTAAAGAACTCTGGGGTCGTCACTTCTGAAATTGAAGACTTTGGAGGAATGAAAGGATTTGAGTTTTTCGATTTGGATCATAATCCATTTAGCGTAGTGAATGAAGTTGAAGATTCTCCCTTCCACCGGGACCAGGTGAAAAAATCACAGTATAAATAG
- a CDS encoding sugar O-acetyltransferase → MKTEKQKMLDGEFYEPWDPQLMEERKQARFLTRMLNQTTEEEDGDRVVAIKKLFGSTGESVYLEPNFRCDYGYNIHVGNHFFANFNCVILDVCEVRIGENCMLAPGVHIYTATHPMNPVERNKGPEFGKPVKIGDNCWIGGGAIINPGVTIGDNVVIASGAVVTKNVPSNVVVGGNPARIIKEIDLEEKR, encoded by the coding sequence ATGAAAACTGAAAAACAGAAAATGCTCGATGGAGAATTTTACGAACCATGGGATCCTCAATTAATGGAAGAGAGAAAACAAGCACGTTTTTTAACACGCATGCTTAATCAAACGACAGAAGAAGAAGACGGGGATAGAGTAGTTGCCATAAAAAAATTGTTCGGATCTACTGGGGAAAGCGTTTATTTAGAGCCTAACTTCAGATGTGATTATGGATATAACATTCACGTGGGCAACCATTTCTTTGCTAATTTTAATTGTGTGATATTAGATGTGTGTGAAGTCCGCATCGGTGAAAATTGTATGCTCGCACCTGGAGTACATATTTACACAGCGACTCATCCAATGAATCCGGTTGAGAGAAACAAAGGACCGGAATTTGGGAAGCCTGTCAAAATAGGAGACAACTGCTGGATTGGTGGAGGCGCAATCATTAATCCCGGAGTGACGATAGGTGATAATGTGGTTATAGCTTCAGGCGCTGTTGTGACAAAGAATGTCCCTTCTAATGTCGTGGTGGGTGGAAATCCTGCCCGTATCATCAAGGAGATTGACTTGGAAGAGAAGAGATAA